The Triplophysa rosa linkage group LG3, Trosa_1v2, whole genome shotgun sequence genome has a segment encoding these proteins:
- the cdk10 gene encoding cyclin-dependent kinase 10 isoform X2 produces the protein MNRIGEGTYGIVYRARDTRTNEIVALKKVRMDKEKDGIPISSLREINLLLRLRHPNIVELKEVVVGSHLESLFLVMSYCEQDLASLLENMQSPFSEAQVKCIVLQLLKGLEYLHQNFILHRDLKVSNLLMTDKGCVKIADFGLARVYGIPLQPMTPRVVTLWYRAPELLLGTKTQTAALDMWAVGCIFAELLAHKPLLPGASEIQQVDLIVQLLGTPSENIWPGFSRLPLVGQYSLRKQPYNNLKNKFTWLSEAGLRLLNLLFMYNPQRRATAKECLESSYFKEKPLPCEPELMPTFPHHRNKRAGPAAESQSKRSKI, from the exons ATGAATCGCATTGGAGAGGGAACATATGGCATAGTGT ACCGAGCACGTGATACAAGAACAAATGAAATAGTTGCACTAAAGAAAGTGCGAATGGACAAGGAGAAAGATG GGATTCCCATCAGCAGTTTACGGGAAATCAACCTTCTTCTCCGACTGAGACACCCAAACATTGTGGAGCTAAAGGAAGTGGTGGTTGGAAGCCATTTGGAAAG CCTGTTTCTGGTGATGAGTTACTGTGAGCAGGATTTGGCCAGTCTGCTGGAGAACATGCAGTCACCATTCTCTGAAGCTCAG GTAAAATGTATAGTTCTTCAGCTGCTTAAAGGACTGGAATATTTACATCAAAACTTCATTCTTCACAG GGATTTGAAAGTTTCCAATCTGTTGATGACAGACAAGGGCTGTGTTAAGATAG CTGATTTCGGTCTGGCCCGTGTTTATGGAATTCCATTACAGCCTATGACTCCTCGAGTAGTCACGCTGTG GTATCGGGCACCAGAGCTCCTCCTAGGGACCAAGACACAAACCGCTGCTCTGGATATGTG GGCAGTTGGGTGCATCTTTGCAGAGCTTCTTGCCCATAAACCTCTTCTGCCTGGAGCATCAGAGATCCAGCAGGTGGATTTGATCGTACAGCTCCTGGGAACACCCAGTGAGAACATCTGGCCG GGCTTCTCACGTCTGCCGTTGGTCGGCCAGTACAGTCTTAGGAAGCAACCCTACAATAACTTGAAGAACAAGTTCACATGGTTATCAGAAGCTGGTCTGAGACTGCTCAATCTTCTGTTCATGTACAACCCACAACGCAG AGCCACAGCTAAAGAATGTTTAGAAAGCTCCTACTTCAAGGAAAAGCCTTTGC CGTGTGAACCGGAGCTGATGCCCACATTCCCTCATCACAGGAACAAACGTGCTGGTCCTGCAGCTGAAAGCCAGTCTAAACGGAGCAAAATATGA
- the cdk10 gene encoding cyclin-dependent kinase 10 isoform X1, with amino-acid sequence MESTTDTDLECLKLKSLKTDKTFVVPQSERLGKCRSVKEFEKMNRIGEGTYGIVYRARDTRTNEIVALKKVRMDKEKDGIPISSLREINLLLRLRHPNIVELKEVVVGSHLESLFLVMSYCEQDLASLLENMQSPFSEAQVKCIVLQLLKGLEYLHQNFILHRDLKVSNLLMTDKGCVKIADFGLARVYGIPLQPMTPRVVTLWYRAPELLLGTKTQTAALDMWAVGCIFAELLAHKPLLPGASEIQQVDLIVQLLGTPSENIWPGFSRLPLVGQYSLRKQPYNNLKNKFTWLSEAGLRLLNLLFMYNPQRRATAKECLESSYFKEKPLPCEPELMPTFPHHRNKRAGPAAESQSKRSKI; translated from the exons ATGGAAAGCACAACAGACACCGATCTAGAGTGCTTAAAgctaaaatctttaaaaacggACAAGACGTTTGTAGTACCGCAGAGTGAACGG TTGGGAAAATGCCGGAGTGTGAAAGAATTTGAGAAGATGAATCGCATTGGAGAGGGAACATATGGCATAGTGT ACCGAGCACGTGATACAAGAACAAATGAAATAGTTGCACTAAAGAAAGTGCGAATGGACAAGGAGAAAGATG GGATTCCCATCAGCAGTTTACGGGAAATCAACCTTCTTCTCCGACTGAGACACCCAAACATTGTGGAGCTAAAGGAAGTGGTGGTTGGAAGCCATTTGGAAAG CCTGTTTCTGGTGATGAGTTACTGTGAGCAGGATTTGGCCAGTCTGCTGGAGAACATGCAGTCACCATTCTCTGAAGCTCAG GTAAAATGTATAGTTCTTCAGCTGCTTAAAGGACTGGAATATTTACATCAAAACTTCATTCTTCACAG GGATTTGAAAGTTTCCAATCTGTTGATGACAGACAAGGGCTGTGTTAAGATAG CTGATTTCGGTCTGGCCCGTGTTTATGGAATTCCATTACAGCCTATGACTCCTCGAGTAGTCACGCTGTG GTATCGGGCACCAGAGCTCCTCCTAGGGACCAAGACACAAACCGCTGCTCTGGATATGTG GGCAGTTGGGTGCATCTTTGCAGAGCTTCTTGCCCATAAACCTCTTCTGCCTGGAGCATCAGAGATCCAGCAGGTGGATTTGATCGTACAGCTCCTGGGAACACCCAGTGAGAACATCTGGCCG GGCTTCTCACGTCTGCCGTTGGTCGGCCAGTACAGTCTTAGGAAGCAACCCTACAATAACTTGAAGAACAAGTTCACATGGTTATCAGAAGCTGGTCTGAGACTGCTCAATCTTCTGTTCATGTACAACCCACAACGCAG AGCCACAGCTAAAGAATGTTTAGAAAGCTCCTACTTCAAGGAAAAGCCTTTGC CGTGTGAACCGGAGCTGATGCCCACATTCCCTCATCACAGGAACAAACGTGCTGGTCCTGCAGCTGAAAGCCAGTCTAAACGGAGCAAAATATGA